From Bacteroidales bacterium, a single genomic window includes:
- a CDS encoding UDP-2,3-diacylglucosamine diphosphatase gives MTGAKTYFISDIHLGLPNNEKSFERELLLIKLLDILKKDAKTIYFVGDIFDFWWEYKYVVPRGYVRFLGKIAELSDSGIKIHFFTGNHDVWMKSYLSDELGLTIHEKEFAIDISGKKFFIAHGDGLGKGDNGYKFLKRVFTNKFLQWCYSRLHPNFAFSLAKIWSQSRRKKETHYEFKGEDKELLIKFSKDKLKTEHFDYFIFGHRHFPVIIDIGKKSKYVNIGDWLVNFTFVEFDGISLQQFTFRSGEIKKFATDITAKQKVDIF, from the coding sequence ATGACAGGAGCAAAAACATATTTTATTTCTGATATACATCTTGGTTTGCCGAACAACGAAAAAAGTTTTGAAAGAGAACTGTTGTTGATAAAACTGCTTGATATATTAAAAAAAGATGCAAAAACAATATACTTTGTAGGAGATATATTTGATTTTTGGTGGGAATATAAATATGTAGTTCCGCGAGGATATGTCCGTTTTTTAGGAAAAATTGCAGAACTGTCGGATTCCGGAATTAAGATTCACTTTTTTACGGGAAATCATGATGTTTGGATGAAATCTTATTTAAGTGATGAATTAGGGCTTACGATTCATGAGAAAGAATTTGCAATTGATATTAGCGGGAAAAAGTTTTTTATTGCACACGGCGACGGTTTAGGTAAAGGAGATAATGGGTATAAATTTTTAAAAAGAGTTTTCACAAATAAATTTTTGCAATGGTGTTATTCAAGACTGCATCCGAATTTTGCCTTTTCACTTGCAAAAATATGGTCGCAATCAAGACGTAAAAAAGAAACACATTATGAATTTAAAGGAGAAGATAAAGAGCTGTTAATTAAATTTTCAAAAGATAAACTTAAAACCGAGCACTTTGATTATTTTATTTTCGGACACAGACATTTTCCGGTAATTATTGATATTGGTAAAAAATCAAAATACGTGAATATCGGAGATTGGCTCGTAAATTTCACATTTGTAGAATTTGACGGAATAAGTTTACAACAATTTACTTTTCGCTCAGGAGAAATAAAAAAATTTGCGACAGACATAACTGCGAAACAAAAAGTTGATATTTTTTAG
- a CDS encoding gamma-glutamyl-gamma-aminobutyrate hydrolase family protein (Members of this family of hydrolases with an active site Cys residue belong to MEROPS family C26.) — protein MNKFFVFAIFLLIFFSCKHQQNTVLQEDVNKPLVLVSKDYGNIHQDWLRASIGNDKVICFNMYAVKSSDSVRMMLHKADGIIISGGEDVNPALYGKENELNRCGSINSHRDSLEQMMIRYAVNRKIPLLGICRGLQILNVTQGGSLIIDIPADVGSKYLHRDSRKAKKNKSTAVNHTVYINRGTYLYNIVKADSSIVYSNHHQAMEKVAPFFKVSSFAKDKVSESFEPADTLLHPFILGVQWHPEAMKTKNPLSGTIGKKFMTKVSQHFMID, from the coding sequence ATGAATAAATTTTTTGTTTTCGCCATTTTTCTTCTTATATTTTTTTCTTGTAAGCATCAGCAAAACACAGTTTTACAAGAAGACGTAAATAAACCTCTTGTTTTAGTTTCAAAAGATTACGGGAATATACATCAGGATTGGCTGCGTGCATCAATCGGTAACGACAAAGTTATTTGTTTTAATATGTATGCCGTAAAAAGTTCGGACTCTGTAAGAATGATGTTGCATAAAGCTGACGGAATAATTATTTCGGGAGGAGAAGATGTTAATCCTGCATTATACGGAAAAGAAAATGAACTTAACAGATGCGGAAGCATAAATTCTCACAGAGACAGCTTGGAGCAAATGATGATTAGATATGCGGTTAACAGAAAAATACCTTTGTTGGGAATTTGCAGAGGTTTACAAATTTTAAATGTTACGCAAGGCGGTTCTTTGATTATTGATATTCCTGCGGATGTAGGCAGCAAATATTTACACAGGGACAGCAGAAAAGCTAAAAAAAATAAAAGTACTGCCGTAAACCATACGGTATATATTAACAGAGGAACATATTTATATAATATCGTAAAAGCTGACAGCAGTATTGTTTACAGCAATCATCATCAGGCAATGGAAAAAGTTGCTCCATTTTTTAAAGTTTCATCTTTTGCTAAGGATAAAGTTTCGGAATCGTTTGAACCTGCTGATACTTTGTTGCATCCTTTTATTTTAGGCGTGCAATGGCATCCTGAAGCGATGAAAACTAAAAATCCTCTTTCGGGAACAATCGGCAAAAAATTTATGACAAAAGTTAGTCAGCATTTTATGATAGATTAG
- a CDS encoding AI-2E family transporter, which translates to MKETRTTNILLLIIVIPLIFYLLKILSFIFIPLIFSMFISLLFLPLMRWLKKKKVPRFISVIFVVLIIAGVLKLGGELIQLSTHEIVSVKSVFIDKAEIKLVKLITSVEGFFGIERIEGENVLIHYFQKNNILKNFGTTLDFIGDTLTMTLMTAFFVILLLSGSINFENLMNTTLFKQKFSSVKTFMKIEKDIIKFVKVKFIVSLFTGIGFTLACLFFDISFPVFWGLFAFIINFVQMVGSVVSVVLLSLFAFIELDPTSTLLFFIIIITTVQVVMGGIMEPIFMGKTFSVNVMTVLVMLMLWGYLWGVPGLIMAIPITVFTKIILEQFPKTKVIANLISGADKKVKFSRKKKLKRNKTVDTDL; encoded by the coding sequence ATGAAAGAAACAAGAACAACAAATATACTTTTATTGATAATTGTAATTCCGCTTATTTTTTACTTGCTGAAAATATTGTCTTTTATTTTCATTCCGCTTATTTTTTCAATGTTTATCTCATTATTATTTTTACCCTTAATGAGGTGGCTTAAAAAAAAGAAAGTTCCCCGTTTTATAAGTGTTATATTTGTTGTTCTGATAATTGCCGGAGTATTAAAACTGGGGGGTGAGTTAATTCAATTGTCAACTCATGAAATAGTATCTGTTAAAAGTGTCTTTATTGATAAGGCCGAAATAAAACTCGTAAAATTAATCACATCCGTAGAAGGTTTTTTCGGAATTGAGCGTATAGAAGGTGAAAATGTATTAATTCATTACTTTCAAAAGAATAATATTCTTAAGAATTTCGGTACAACATTAGATTTTATCGGAGATACACTTACCATGACTCTAATGACAGCTTTCTTTGTAATTCTTTTGCTTTCAGGCTCAATAAATTTTGAAAATTTGATGAACACAACTCTGTTTAAGCAAAAGTTTTCTTCTGTTAAAACCTTTATGAAAATTGAAAAAGATATTATTAAGTTTGTTAAAGTAAAATTTATTGTCAGTTTATTTACCGGAATCGGCTTTACACTTGCCTGTTTGTTTTTTGATATAAGCTTTCCTGTCTTTTGGGGGCTGTTTGCTTTTATAATTAACTTTGTTCAAATGGTCGGCTCTGTTGTTTCAGTTGTATTACTGTCTTTATTTGCTTTTATTGAACTTGACCCGACAAGTACCTTGCTCTTTTTTATTATTATAATCACAACTGTACAGGTTGTAATGGGAGGTATTATGGAACCTATTTTTATGGGTAAAACATTTTCGGTAAATGTTATGACAGTTTTGGTAATGTTGATGCTTTGGGGTTACCTTTGGGGTGTGCCGGGTTTAATTATGGCAATACCGATAACCGTATTTACCAAAATTATATTGGAGCAATTCCCTAAAACAAAGGTTATTGCAAATTTAATTTCAGGTGCAGATAAAAAAGTTAAATTCTCTCGGAAGAAAAAATTAAAAAGAAATAAAACAGTTGATACCGACTTGTAA
- a CDS encoding ATP-binding protein produces the protein MKTYKRILEKTLKDYFFKGKVLLIVGARQVGKTTLLQEMSKEFGSFLWLNADENNVRERLANPSVNAIKNIIGNYKIVIIDEVQRIKNAGLLLKIMADNFKEVQFIATGSSVLEISDCIFEPLTGRHFPYHLYPFSLAELYPEKSPFEIEQELPFHLVFGMYPEIAVKRDMAEMILKNLAQQYLYKDVLIWKDIRKPQLLDKLLKLLAYQIGSEVSINELANQLKVKSDTVENYIDLLEKSFVVYRLKSYSTNSRKEVSKMSKILFWDVGVRNAVIEDFRDLPLRNDQGQLFENFMISERMKMNAWLQSDVKSYFWRNYNKSEVDYVELEKNSLSAFEMKWNTRKKHKITQSFTNMYPEAKASIVTPEDFIGFVNS, from the coding sequence ATGAAAACTTACAAACGAATATTAGAGAAAACTTTAAAAGATTATTTTTTTAAAGGAAAAGTTTTATTGATTGTCGGAGCAAGGCAAGTAGGTAAAACAACTTTATTGCAAGAAATGAGCAAAGAATTCGGAAGCTTTTTATGGTTAAATGCTGATGAAAATAACGTGCGAGAACGCCTAGCAAATCCATCTGTTAATGCAATAAAAAATATAATCGGCAATTATAAAATTGTTATTATTGATGAAGTTCAACGTATTAAAAATGCAGGATTGCTTTTGAAAATAATGGCAGATAATTTTAAAGAAGTTCAATTTATTGCAACCGGTTCCTCTGTATTAGAAATTTCTGATTGCATTTTTGAACCTTTAACAGGAAGGCATTTTCCTTATCATTTATATCCGTTTAGTTTAGCGGAACTATATCCCGAAAAATCACCATTTGAAATTGAGCAAGAATTACCGTTTCATTTGGTGTTCGGAATGTATCCTGAAATTGCCGTCAAAAGGGATATGGCCGAAATGATTTTAAAGAACTTGGCTCAACAGTATTTATATAAAGATGTATTAATTTGGAAAGATATTCGGAAACCGCAATTATTAGATAAGTTGCTGAAACTTTTGGCATATCAAATAGGTTCGGAAGTTTCAATTAATGAGTTGGCAAATCAACTTAAAGTTAAGTCCGATACGGTTGAAAATTATATTGATTTATTAGAAAAATCGTTTGTTGTCTATCGTTTAAAATCATACAGTACAAATTCCCGAAAAGAAGTAAGCAAAATGAGCAAAATATTGTTTTGGGATGTAGGTGTGCGTAATGCCGTGATTGAAGATTTTAGAGATTTGCCATTAAGAAATGATCAAGGACAATTATTTGAAAATTTTATGATAAGTGAGCGAATGAAGATGAATGCTTGGTTACAGTCGGATGTTAAAAGTTATTTCTGGAGAAACTATAATAAAAGTGAGGTTGATTATGTGGAATTAGAAAAAAATAGCCTTTCCGCTTTTGAAATGAAATGGAATACAAGAAAAAAACATAAAATTACACAATCATTTACAAACATGTATCCGGAAGCAAAAGCAAGTATCGTAACACCTGAGGATTTTATTGGGTTTGTGAATTCCTAG
- a CDS encoding ferredoxin, with translation MAIKKVWVDEGCISCGLCEEVAEDIFEVDDVSEVKEGADFSSNEDAIKEAAEGCPVEVIKFEED, from the coding sequence ATGGCAATAAAAAAAGTATGGGTAGATGAGGGCTGCATTTCTTGCGGTTTATGTGAAGAAGTTGCAGAAGATATATTTGAAGTTGATGATGTATCGGAAGTAAAAGAAGGTGCTGATTTTTCAAGTAACGAAGATGCTATTAAAGAAGCTGCAGAAGGCTGCCCGGTAGAAGTAATAAAATTTGAAGAAGACTAA
- a CDS encoding saccharopine dehydrogenase NADP-binding domain-containing protein: protein MKKVSVLGAGLVGKAIAVDLNNKFNVHSYDIDKTALKLLNDKYNIKTTEINLFNSNNIKNAVENADIVVNALPGFMGFKALKEIIKAKKNVVDISFFPEDPFELDKLAKEKGVIAITDCGVAPGMGNVICGFHNERMQINDYKCYVGGLPFVKEWPFDYKAVFSPIDVIEEYTRPARYIQNNELIIREALSEAEHIFFEGAGTLEAFNTDGLRSLMQTMKIPNMIEKTLRYPGTIEYMKVLRACGFFDKTEVEVKGNKVVPLDLTAKLLFPKWELKQGEKEFTVMRVICEGTENSKKIKYTYDLFDTFDEETNTTSMARTTGYTCTAAVNLLADNHYKHTGISPPEYLGKNEQNFKFIINYLSERSVIYKKEKVLIN from the coding sequence ATGAAAAAAGTATCAGTCCTTGGTGCGGGCTTAGTCGGTAAAGCAATCGCTGTTGATTTAAATAATAAATTTAATGTGCATTCTTATGATATTGATAAAACTGCTTTAAAATTATTAAATGATAAATACAACATCAAAACAACAGAAATTAACTTATTTAATTCAAACAACATTAAAAACGCTGTTGAAAATGCAGATATTGTTGTTAATGCTCTTCCCGGTTTTATGGGATTTAAGGCTTTAAAAGAAATAATAAAGGCAAAAAAAAATGTTGTTGATATATCATTTTTTCCGGAAGACCCTTTTGAACTTGATAAACTTGCAAAAGAAAAAGGAGTAATTGCAATAACAGATTGCGGTGTTGCACCCGGAATGGGAAATGTTATTTGCGGTTTTCATAATGAAAGGATGCAAATTAATGATTATAAGTGCTATGTAGGAGGCTTGCCTTTTGTTAAAGAGTGGCCGTTTGATTATAAAGCCGTTTTTTCTCCGATTGATGTAATTGAAGAATACACACGCCCGGCAAGATATATTCAAAATAATGAATTAATAATTCGAGAAGCATTAAGCGAGGCTGAACATATATTTTTTGAAGGAGCAGGAACATTGGAGGCTTTTAATACAGACGGTCTCAGAAGTTTAATGCAAACAATGAAAATACCGAACATGATTGAAAAAACATTACGCTATCCGGGAACAATCGAATATATGAAAGTTCTCAGAGCTTGCGGTTTTTTTGACAAAACAGAAGTTGAAGTTAAAGGAAACAAAGTTGTTCCTCTTGATTTAACTGCAAAATTGCTTTTCCCGAAATGGGAATTAAAGCAAGGAGAAAAAGAATTTACGGTTATGCGAGTTATATGTGAAGGAACAGAAAACAGCAAAAAAATAAAATATACATACGATTTGTTTGATACTTTTGATGAAGAAACAAATACAACATCTATGGCAAGAACAACAGGCTATACATGTACGGCAGCAGTAAATTTACTTGCCGATAATCATTACAAACATACAGGAATCTCTCCTCCTGAATACCTGGGCAAAAATGAACAAAACTTTAAGTTCATAATCAACTATCTGTCAGAAAGAAGTGTTATTTATAAAAAAGAAAAAGTGCTTATAAATTAA
- a CDS encoding tetratricopeptide repeat protein encodes MINRILNTFIPFTVILLLITVAIIMVDRYAGRISIMPKIIKITSVKEGSDDLYTEYEIEDKNENIELESDTLFVEGNKLFNSGNYKEAEKYFSILGNQYSNNKGIINKIGIIQLKLKNYNKAIEYFKKCISLDNQYAPAYTNMGIAYSRTHRYLEAEKTYLDLIRIQSKNTKSHLNLAILYIKIKKWEDAAKHSAIAANLSSGTIKAKALYYLGLARLQTGKNSSAKSNFEEAVLLKPNYILPRVQLALSEESTEKKKKYLNDIILLNPTVYEAYYQLAFLFFKEGNMNLAEKNFLKAFELNPDDEKTIKAYGDFLISQNRKKEAEELYAENLKQDSLQPQSYFNMAKLNSAKKEYNKAILNYDKAIKLADGYYPEAYLNKGLVLRKQNKYNKAINSYKAALSQNKSYHEANYNMALLYLRLKDTAASVRNYKEAIKKFPEYEKAWFNLATIYEKTGKLDSAIYSYKNALRINPDYLKAMKNLAIAFRKNGDNSNSIKTYDALLQKYPNYIPAKYNLALVYIKNGNNEKSLEILNDILHSDPNNINAMKQIADIYLSQNKINSAADILNEAIDINPSDFKSRFLLAKVYYSGNDYINAVFQLEKCLALNPYSKNANYLIIDILEKEKKWKSAAVAGEKYFRFKQSKNLAYKIARNYDKADDLVAAEKWYLKSIEMGRHKSWNYYWLAKLYYENNEYNKAETMLNKTIKVDDKHKNAYYLLGRIKQKNDNTDEALNYYEKAVSIDSGFIKAQNAINEISK; translated from the coding sequence ATGATTAACCGCATTTTAAATACATTTATACCTTTTACTGTTATTTTGTTATTAATTACAGTAGCAATTATAATGGTTGACCGATATGCTGGAAGAATAAGTATTATGCCGAAAATAATAAAAATTACTTCTGTAAAAGAAGGTTCGGATGATTTATATACAGAATATGAAATTGAGGACAAAAATGAAAATATTGAATTAGAATCAGATACACTATTTGTTGAAGGAAATAAACTTTTTAATTCGGGGAACTATAAAGAAGCCGAAAAGTATTTCAGCATATTAGGCAATCAATATTCAAATAATAAGGGGATTATTAATAAAATAGGAATTATACAATTAAAATTAAAAAACTATAATAAAGCTATTGAGTATTTTAAGAAATGCATCTCGCTTGATAATCAATATGCTCCGGCTTATACGAATATGGGGATAGCTTATTCAAGAACACACAGATATTTAGAGGCCGAAAAAACCTACCTTGATTTAATAAGAATTCAATCAAAAAATACAAAATCACACCTTAATCTTGCAATTTTATATATAAAAATTAAAAAATGGGAAGATGCTGCAAAACATTCTGCAATTGCCGCCAACCTGTCAAGCGGAACAATTAAAGCCAAGGCATTATATTATTTAGGCTTAGCCCGGTTGCAAACAGGCAAAAACAGTTCGGCAAAAAGCAACTTTGAAGAAGCCGTCCTTTTAAAACCAAATTATATTTTACCCAGGGTTCAATTAGCTCTGTCAGAAGAATCAACAGAGAAAAAAAAGAAATACCTTAATGATATAATTTTGCTGAATCCAACGGTATATGAAGCATATTATCAATTAGCTTTCTTATTTTTTAAAGAGGGGAATATGAATCTGGCAGAAAAAAACTTTTTAAAAGCATTTGAATTAAATCCTGATGATGAAAAAACAATTAAAGCTTACGGTGATTTTTTAATTTCTCAAAACAGAAAAAAAGAAGCAGAAGAACTATATGCCGAAAATTTAAAACAAGATTCTCTTCAACCTCAATCCTATTTTAATATGGCTAAATTAAATTCAGCAAAAAAAGAATATAATAAAGCTATACTAAATTATGATAAGGCTATTAAATTAGCAGACGGTTATTACCCGGAAGCATATTTGAACAAAGGTTTGGTTCTAAGGAAGCAAAACAAATATAATAAAGCAATAAATTCTTATAAAGCTGCACTTTCTCAAAACAAATCATACCACGAAGCAAATTATAATATGGCTTTGTTGTATTTAAGATTAAAGGATACTGCCGCATCTGTCAGAAACTATAAAGAAGCTATTAAAAAATTCCCCGAATACGAAAAGGCATGGTTTAACTTAGCAACTATTTATGAGAAAACCGGCAAATTAGACTCTGCAATATATTCATATAAAAATGCTTTAAGGATTAATCCTGATTATTTAAAAGCAATGAAAAATCTTGCGATAGCATTCAGAAAAAACGGAGATAACTCTAATTCAATAAAAACATACGATGCTTTGTTACAAAAATACCCGAATTATATACCGGCAAAGTATAATTTAGCTTTAGTTTATATAAAAAACGGAAACAATGAAAAATCTTTAGAAATTTTAAATGACATTTTACATTCAGATCCGAATAATATAAATGCTATGAAGCAAATTGCCGATATTTATTTATCACAAAATAAAATAAACTCGGCAGCCGATATATTAAATGAAGCAATTGATATTAACCCTTCCGATTTCAAGAGTCGTTTTTTGTTAGCAAAAGTTTATTATTCCGGCAATGATTATATTAATGCAGTTTTTCAATTAGAAAAATGCCTTGCTCTAAACCCTTACAGTAAAAATGCGAATTATTTAATTATAGATATTCTTGAGAAAGAAAAAAAATGGAAAAGTGCTGCAGTTGCAGGGGAGAAGTATTTTAGATTTAAGCAAAGCAAAAATTTAGCATATAAAATTGCAAGAAATTATGATAAGGCTGATGACCTTGTTGCTGCTGAAAAGTGGTATTTAAAATCAATAGAAATGGGCAGGCATAAAAGTTGGAATTATTATTGGCTTGCAAAGCTGTATTATGAGAATAATGAATACAATAAAGCAGAAACAATGTTGAATAAAACTATAAAAGTTGATGATAAACATAAAAACGCATACTACTTACTCGGCAGAATTAAACAAAAAAACGATAATACTGATGAGGCCTTAAATTATTATGAAAAGGCTGTCAGTATTGATTCAGGATTTATTAAAGCACAAAATGCAATTAACGAAATATCAAAATAA
- a CDS encoding NAD-dependent epimerase/dehydratase family protein, with protein sequence MERVMVIGAAGQIGSELVAALRLVHGNENVFATDIKDVPDDIKNAGPSAVLDVMDDKRLIHYVIRHKITQIYHLAAVLSGNAEKLPLQAWHINMQSLMNILDLAKVVEDIKKVFWPSSIAVFGPTTPRVETPQLTITEPSTVYGISKLAGERWCEYFYNRYNVDVRSIRYPGLISYKTEAGGGTTDYAVEIFYEAIKTGKYECFLKDDTALPMMFMEDAVNATIKLMESPKERITIHSSYNVGGISFTPKQLSEEIKKHIPDFEISYKPDFRQPIADSWPQSINDKKAQKDWGLETKYDIKALTEVMLKGVKKKFGK encoded by the coding sequence ATGGAAAGAGTTATGGTTATCGGTGCTGCCGGACAAATTGGTTCTGAGCTTGTTGCGGCTTTACGGCTTGTTCACGGGAATGAAAATGTTTTTGCAACGGACATTAAAGATGTTCCTGATGATATTAAAAATGCAGGACCGTCTGCAGTTCTTGATGTTATGGATGACAAACGCTTAATTCATTATGTAATTCGTCATAAAATAACACAAATTTATCATCTTGCAGCTGTTCTTTCCGGAAATGCAGAAAAATTACCGCTTCAGGCGTGGCATATTAATATGCAAAGTTTAATGAATATATTAGATTTGGCAAAAGTTGTAGAAGACATTAAAAAAGTTTTTTGGCCGAGTTCAATTGCTGTTTTCGGACCTACAACTCCTCGTGTTGAAACTCCGCAACTGACGATTACCGAACCGTCAACTGTTTACGGAATAAGTAAACTTGCAGGAGAACGATGGTGCGAATATTTTTATAACAGATACAATGTTGATGTGAGAAGTATCAGATACCCCGGCTTAATAAGCTATAAAACAGAAGCCGGCGGAGGAACAACGGATTATGCTGTTGAAATTTTTTATGAAGCAATTAAAACCGGAAAATATGAATGTTTTTTAAAGGACGACACAGCCTTACCGATGATGTTTATGGAAGATGCCGTAAACGCAACAATTAAATTAATGGAATCTCCGAAAGAAAGAATTACAATTCATTCAAGTTATAATGTCGGAGGAATAAGTTTTACACCGAAACAACTTTCAGAAGAAATAAAAAAACATATCCCTGATTTCGAAATTAGCTATAAACCTGATTTCAGACAACCGATTGCCGACTCTTGGCCCCAATCAATAAACGACAAAAAGGCACAAAAAGATTGGGGACTTGAAACAAAATATGATATAAAAGCATTAACTGAAGTTATGCTCAAAGGTGTGAAGAAGAAATTTGGGAAGTAG
- a CDS encoding 3-hydroxybutyryl-CoA dehydrogenase: protein MKKIAVIGAGTMGNGIAHVFAQSGYDVSLIDISESALNKALSIIQKNLDRLIKKERITEDDKNATVSRIKIHTGIKSGVKDADLIVEAATENEDLKLKIFKEIDEAAKPEAILATNTSSISITKIAAVTKRPEKVIGMHFMNPVPIMKLVEIIKGYKTSNDVMQTIMETAKTLGKVPVEVNDFPGFVANRILIPMINEAIITLNRGVAGVAEIDTVMKLGMAHPMGPLQLADFIGLDVCLAITEVLYKGLGEAKYAASPLLKTMVDAGNLGVKSGEGFYSWGHGTKELIVADRFKK, encoded by the coding sequence ATGAAAAAAATAGCAGTTATTGGTGCCGGAACAATGGGAAACGGTATTGCACATGTATTTGCACAGTCAGGATATGATGTTTCGTTAATCGACATCAGTGAGTCGGCATTGAACAAAGCATTATCAATTATTCAAAAAAACCTTGACAGGCTGATAAAAAAAGAAAGAATAACCGAAGATGATAAAAATGCAACTGTAAGCAGAATAAAAATACATACAGGTATTAAATCAGGAGTTAAAGATGCCGATTTAATTGTTGAAGCAGCAACAGAAAACGAAGATTTAAAACTTAAAATTTTCAAAGAAATTGATGAGGCAGCAAAACCCGAAGCAATTTTAGCAACAAATACGTCTTCAATTTCAATAACAAAAATTGCCGCTGTTACAAAAAGACCCGAAAAAGTTATCGGAATGCATTTTATGAATCCTGTTCCGATTATGAAACTGGTTGAAATAATAAAAGGGTACAAAACATCGAATGATGTAATGCAAACCATTATGGAAACAGCCAAAACACTCGGGAAGGTTCCTGTTGAAGTTAATGATTTTCCCGGTTTTGTTGCAAACAGAATATTAATACCAATGATTAACGAAGCAATTATTACTTTAAACAGAGGTGTTGCAGGTGTTGCAGAAATTGATACGGTTATGAAACTGGGAATGGCTCATCCGATGGGCCCTTTGCAACTTGCTGATTTTATTGGTTTAGATGTTTGCCTTGCAATTACTGAGGTTCTTTACAAAGGTTTAGGTGAAGCTAAATATGCAGCATCTCCTTTATTGAAAACAATGGTTGATGCCGGAAATCTCGGGGTTAAATCGGGAGAAGGTTTTTATTCGTGGGGGCACGGAACAAAAGAACTTATTGTGGCTGACAGATTTAAAAAATGA
- a CDS encoding DUF2147 domain-containing protein, whose translation MKKKILFVLAAFITMTLFVNQAHAQVSKIAGLWKTIDDETGEAKSYVSIKQAKNGKFYGAITKLLQEPQDKLCEECKGSLKNKRIVGMAIVINMKSDGKKLKGGKILDPGNGKWYHCTMEIDAKNPKKLNVRGSIDGWGLAGRTQSWYRVK comes from the coding sequence ATGAAAAAGAAAATTTTATTCGTATTAGCAGCATTTATTACAATGACATTGTTTGTTAATCAGGCACATGCACAAGTAAGTAAGATAGCGGGATTGTGGAAAACAATAGACGATGAAACCGGTGAAGCAAAATCTTATGTTAGTATTAAACAAGCCAAAAACGGAAAGTTTTACGGAGCAATAACAAAATTATTACAAGAACCGCAAGATAAATTATGTGAAGAATGTAAGGGTTCCTTAAAAAACAAAAGAATTGTTGGAATGGCTATTGTTATTAATATGAAATCAGACGGAAAAAAGCTTAAAGGCGGAAAGATACTTGATCCCGGTAACGGAAAATGGTATCATTGCACAATGGAAATTGATGCAAAGAATCCAAAAAAACTAAATGTAAGGGGTTCTATTGACGGTTGGGGCTTAGCCGGAAGAACACAAAGTTGGTACAGAGTTAAATAA